From Methanobacteriaceae archaeon, the proteins below share one genomic window:
- a CDS encoding methanogen output domain 1-containing protein has product MPDTKLLVVEDESIVAMDIKHRAEGLGYTVMSIASSGEEAIEKTKKYKPDLVLMDIVLKGKMDGVEAAQVIREKFDIPIVYLTAYSDEKTLGRAKLTGPFGYIIKPFEDRELHSAVEVALYKHQMDSKLKESEEKYRNLFESFPDPILLLDSQGNITFMNQTLEQIIGIRRKRIIGKSILNLAQKGFFIEEEIQGYVDSIPSIIEHEETEPFEMNLFDKNGQELYFEIYSSVLSSEEHGPIIQFIGHDITSRVEAEEQRGELIREKARVELYGFVVSAVPVFASSIPPQLRNTIIKNFADRFEKNVKPNFIKEMSAKGFLGLIKEHGNQNNIEIFNAYLVWISELLSNLGIKTRIIRTESKIKLEFITFPWIEEARKNPIFTLIFRAMIIRSFTWTGLKGTVTQTSSLLEGSKNIKFEFYIPN; this is encoded by the coding sequence TATCGAAAAAACTAAAAAATATAAACCAGATCTTGTATTAATGGATATTGTATTAAAAGGTAAAATGGATGGTGTTGAAGCTGCTCAGGTGATTCGAGAGAAGTTTGACATACCTATTGTTTATTTAACTGCGTATTCTGATGAAAAAACACTTGGAAGAGCCAAACTAACCGGGCCTTTTGGATATATAATCAAACCATTTGAAGACCGAGAACTTCACAGTGCCGTGGAAGTTGCTCTTTATAAACATCAAATGGATAGTAAACTTAAAGAAAGTGAAGAAAAGTATCGAAATCTATTTGAATCGTTTCCAGACCCTATTCTATTACTTGATTCGCAAGGAAATATTACTTTTATGAATCAAACTTTGGAACAGATTATTGGAATTAGGCGAAAAAGAATCATTGGGAAATCGATTTTAAACCTTGCTCAGAAGGGATTTTTTATTGAAGAGGAAATTCAAGGTTATGTGGATTCAATTCCATCGATAATAGAACATGAAGAAACCGAACCATTTGAAATGAATCTCTTTGATAAAAATGGGCAAGAACTTTATTTTGAAATATATTCCTCTGTTTTAAGTTCAGAAGAACATGGGCCCATAATTCAATTTATTGGTCACGATATAACTTCTAGAGTTGAAGCTGAAGAACAAAGAGGAGAATTAATTAGGGAAAAGGCACGTGTAGAGTTATATGGTTTTGTAGTTAGTGCAGTACCTGTTTTTGCTTCTTCAATTCCCCCACAACTTAGAAATACTATTATAAAAAATTTTGCGGATAGATTTGAGAAAAATGTTAAGCCGAATTTTATTAAAGAAATGTCTGCAAAGGGTTTCTTAGGCCTAATAAAAGAACATGGTAATCAAAACAATATAGAAATTTTTAATGCGTATTTAGTTTGGATAAGTGAGCTTTTATCTAACTTAGGTATAAAAACCAGAATTATTAGAACCGAATCTAAAATTAAACTGGAATTCATCACATTTCCCTGGATAGAAGAAGCCCGTAAAAACCCTATTTTTACTCTGATCTTTAGAGCTATGATTATTAGAAGCTTCACCTGGACTGGACTAAAAGGAACAGTTACTCAAACATCAAGTCTTCTGGAAGGTTCCAAGAATATAAAATTCGAATTTTACATTCCTAACTAA
- a CDS encoding ATPase domain-containing protein, with protein sequence MLERIKTGIDTLDNIIEGFPQGRTLLVTGDAGSGKTIFGLQFAISCAKEGLKTAYITTEEDDEDLELQSRSFGWDIDSLKKKGYLNLIELAGLRARITEAEMNIGVDSVKGDFEKLIHNISPDTQVVIIDSLGSYTAKLTPYEFRDRFDHLIYELKQKKITSMIILDSSTSHEYNELALFSVYGAIRLMKRENPYTGQRERIMDIVKMRSTKTPIEFITYYIGSDGIEIIDKIEKEI encoded by the coding sequence ATGTTAGAGCGAATAAAAACAGGAATTGATACATTAGACAATATTATCGAAGGATTTCCTCAAGGCCGGACTTTACTGGTTACTGGTGATGCAGGATCTGGAAAAACTATTTTTGGACTACAGTTTGCAATAAGCTGTGCAAAAGAAGGTTTAAAAACTGCTTATATTACAACTGAAGAAGATGATGAAGATTTAGAACTGCAAAGTAGGTCTTTTGGATGGGATATTGACTCTCTGAAAAAAAAAGGATATTTAAACCTAATTGAACTTGCAGGGTTAAGGGCCAGAATTACCGAAGCAGAAATGAATATTGGAGTCGATTCTGTAAAAGGTGACTTTGAAAAATTAATTCATAATATTTCTCCAGATACCCAAGTCGTCATTATAGATAGTTTAGGGAGTTATACTGCAAAATTAACCCCCTATGAATTTAGGGATCGTTTTGATCATTTAATATATGAATTAAAGCAGAAAAAAATTACTTCTATGATTATTTTAGATAGTTCTACCTCACACGAATATAATGAACTGGCATTATTTTCTGTTTATGGTGCTATAAGACTCATGAAAAGAGAAAATCCATATACTGGCCAAAGGGAAAGGATAATGGATATTGTTAAAATGAGAAGTACTAAAACGCCTATTGAATTCATAACATATTATATTGGATCTGATGGAATTGAAATAATTGATAAAATAGAAAAAGAGATTTAA
- a CDS encoding M42 family metallopeptidase, which yields MKELMKKLSDVPGISGFEGEVTKIISDELTDHADHIEEDRLGNIIALKKGSPDGPKVMLAAHMDEIGLMVRHIDKKGFIKFSKIGGINDQMLLNQTVYINTENGSVFGVIGSKPPHRMKAAERKKITGYENMFIDIGASSDEEALKMVSIGDPIVFNHTYAELPNSLITGKALDNRIGCLIMIETLKRVNSKANIYGVGTVQEEVGLKGAKTSAFKIDPDFALALDVTIAGDHPGIKEDEAPAKIGKGPAIILTDASGRGIITHPTIKKWLTSAADEAEIPVQLEVSEGGTTDATAIHLTREGIPAGVVSVPTRYIHTTVSIASMEDIENTINLLVSAINNL from the coding sequence ATGAAAGAACTCATGAAAAAACTTTCTGATGTCCCAGGAATATCTGGATTCGAAGGTGAAGTTACTAAAATTATCTCTGATGAATTAACTGATCATGCTGATCATATAGAAGAAGATAGATTAGGGAATATAATTGCTCTTAAAAAAGGCAGTCCGGATGGCCCAAAAGTCATGCTTGCCGCACACATGGACGAAATCGGACTTATGGTGCGACACATTGATAAAAAAGGGTTTATTAAATTCTCTAAAATTGGGGGAATTAATGACCAGATGCTTTTAAATCAGACAGTTTATATTAATACTGAAAATGGTTCAGTATTTGGAGTTATTGGTTCTAAGCCACCACACAGAATGAAAGCAGCTGAACGAAAGAAAATTACTGGCTATGAAAATATGTTTATTGATATAGGTGCTTCCAGTGATGAAGAGGCCTTAAAAATGGTCAGTATTGGAGATCCTATTGTATTTAATCATACTTACGCAGAATTACCTAATTCATTAATCACAGGTAAAGCATTAGATAACCGAATTGGTTGTTTAATAATGATTGAAACTCTGAAAAGGGTAAATTCAAAGGCCAATATTTATGGTGTAGGAACTGTTCAAGAAGAAGTTGGATTAAAGGGAGCTAAAACATCAGCTTTTAAAATTGATCCAGATTTTGCTCTGGCACTTGATGTGACCATTGCAGGAGATCACCCGGGAATTAAAGAAGATGAAGCACCAGCAAAAATTGGTAAAGGCCCGGCAATTATTCTTACTGATGCCAGCGGGCGGGGAATAATTACTCATCCGACCATTAAAAAATGGCTGACTTCAGCTGCAGATGAAGCAGAAATCCCAGTACAATTAGAAGTTAGTGAAGGTGGAACTACTGATGCTACTGCTATTCACTTAACTAGAGAGGGTATTCCTGCCGGAGTAGTATCTGTGCCTACTAGGTACATACACACTACAGTCAGTATTGCTAGCATGGAAGATATTGAAAATACAATTAACTTGCTGGTAAGTGCGATTAATAACTTATAA
- a CDS encoding DUF5668 domain-containing protein — protein MKEDIDINAETTSKYDVKEKKSKKNIWGIYIGICLVLIGTLWYAVNMGLIPVQYLQSWPQILIVLVGILVLIKSIK, from the coding sequence ATGAAAGAAGATATTGACATTAATGCTGAGACGACTTCAAAATACGATGTTAAAGAAAAAAAGAGTAAAAAAAATATTTGGGGAATTTATATTGGAATATGCCTAGTTTTAATCGGTACATTATGGTATGCTGTTAACATGGGTTTAATACCAGTCCAGTATCTTCAATCATGGCCTCAAATTTTAATTGTACTTGTTGGAATTTTAGTGTTGATTAAATCAATCAAATAG
- a CDS encoding 4-phosphopantoate--beta-alanine ligase translates to MIPKNHPRYHSLVLRDKIVKAHKDGILADSGMIAHGRGEAFDYLIGEKTSAPAKNSIKAAAAALILAKNPVLSVNGNTAALVADEIVELCQVLDAKIEINLFYRTPERVDAIEDVLKKAGASEVLGVNSDNLKYIDSIESPRATASQTGIYGADVVLVPLEDGDRAEILVNSGKKIITIDLNPLSRTAQMSSITIVDNIVRVIPLLKEMVLFLKEKDNEYIENILKSFNNKKNLKESLKIIEIKKTN, encoded by the coding sequence ATGATTCCCAAAAATCATCCTCGTTACCATTCTCTGGTTCTCAGGGATAAAATAGTAAAAGCCCATAAAGATGGTATTCTTGCAGATTCGGGAATGATAGCTCATGGACGTGGAGAAGCATTTGATTATTTAATAGGTGAAAAAACAAGTGCACCTGCTAAAAATTCTATTAAAGCGGCCGCAGCAGCATTAATATTGGCAAAAAACCCTGTTTTATCAGTCAATGGAAACACTGCAGCACTGGTTGCAGATGAAATAGTAGAATTATGTCAGGTATTAGATGCTAAAATTGAAATTAATCTTTTTTACCGTACTCCTGAAAGAGTGGATGCTATTGAAGATGTCTTAAAAAAAGCAGGTGCTTCAGAAGTTTTAGGTGTAAATTCTGATAATTTAAAATACATTGATAGTATAGAAAGCCCACGGGCCACCGCAAGTCAAACTGGAATCTATGGCGCAGATGTAGTTCTTGTCCCATTAGAAGATGGAGATAGAGCGGAAATATTAGTTAATAGTGGTAAAAAAATTATCACCATAGATTTAAACCCACTTTCCAGGACAGCTCAAATGTCTTCTATTACCATAGTTGATAATATTGTTCGAGTTATTCCATTATTAAAAGAAATGGTCTTATTTTTAAAGGAAAAAGATAATGAATATATTGAAAATATTTTAAAGAGTTTTAATAATAAGAAAAACTTAAAAGAGTCTTTAAAGATTATAGAAATAAAGAAAACTAATTAA
- a CDS encoding AAA family ATPase has translation MKVFGVSGMPGSGKGVVSRTAQKMGVKIIRMGDVVRDEAEIRGKEIGETAVSLRKEHGDYVVAEKCVEKIKRNHTESATDKITFMIEGIRSPYEIEIFQNNFPNFTVVSVFSSPKTRFRRLKRRKRSDDSEEYLEFQRRDKRELGFGIGEVISMSDYLIVNEGPLWRFKNQSKRILKQQIESKNNKK, from the coding sequence ATGAAAGTATTTGGAGTATCAGGGATGCCCGGATCAGGAAAGGGAGTTGTATCTCGCACTGCTCAAAAAATGGGTGTGAAAATTATACGTATGGGTGACGTGGTCCGTGATGAAGCAGAAATTAGAGGTAAAGAAATAGGTGAAACTGCTGTTTCATTGAGAAAAGAACATGGAGATTACGTAGTTGCCGAAAAGTGTGTGGAAAAAATCAAAAGAAATCATACTGAATCTGCAACAGATAAAATAACATTTATGATTGAAGGAATTAGAAGCCCTTATGAAATTGAAATATTTCAAAATAATTTCCCTAATTTCACGGTTGTATCAGTTTTTTCAAGCCCTAAAACTAGATTTAGACGTTTAAAAAGAAGAAAACGCTCCGATGACTCTGAAGAGTATTTAGAGTTTCAAAGAAGAGATAAAAGAGAACTTGGTTTTGGAATTGGTGAAGTTATTTCCATGTCTGATTATTTAATTGTTAATGAAGGCCCTCTATGGCGATTCAAAAACCAATCTAAAAGAATACTTAAGCAGCAAATTGAAAGTAAGAATAATAAAAAGTAA
- a CDS encoding RNA-binding domain-containing protein — protein sequence MECLVEISSKINLTEDPEKVKKSIHNIFPKGNIQQDSDKFFLRGNKELLNNFKKTLEKREIIAVARLIMDNSIKDNILTFYISKQTAFVNEINFSEGNSPLGDIQIKIESSNLEEVLNWLAPIEEFDKF from the coding sequence ATGGAATGCTTAGTTGAAATTTCATCTAAAATTAATCTAACTGAAGATCCTGAAAAAGTAAAAAAATCAATCCATAATATCTTTCCAAAAGGAAATATTCAACAGGATTCAGATAAATTTTTTTTAAGAGGAAATAAAGAGTTATTAAATAATTTTAAGAAAACCCTTGAAAAAAGAGAGATAATAGCCGTAGCCAGATTAATTATGGACAATAGCATTAAAGATAACATATTAACTTTTTATATAAGTAAACAAACAGCATTTGTTAATGAAATCAATTTTTCAGAAGGTAATAGTCCTTTAGGAGATATCCAAATTAAAATAGAATCATCTAATTTAGAAGAAGTTTTAAATTGGCTTGCTCCAATTGAAGAATTTGATAAATTTTGA
- a CDS encoding TIGR00289 family protein — translation MKAAVLFSGGKDSTMAVYKAMEDGNEVKYLFSMISENPHSYMYHVPNIHITELSAQAMNIPLIKGITKGEEEKEVDDLKDALINLKNLGVEAIYSGALYSVYQKSRIDKICKDIGLESIAPLWQRDSEEYMRELIDIGFEIILTGVAAEGLDESWLGRKVDEESLEELIKLNEKFGINIAFEGGEAETLVLDCPIFNKKIKILKSEKNWSYDNGFLDIKEAILEGKNK, via the coding sequence ATGAAAGCTGCAGTTTTATTTTCTGGTGGAAAAGATAGTACAATGGCTGTTTACAAAGCTATGGAAGATGGAAATGAGGTTAAATATTTATTTTCCATGATTTCTGAGAATCCTCATTCCTACATGTATCATGTACCCAATATTCATATAACTGAACTTTCAGCCCAGGCCATGAATATTCCTTTAATAAAAGGAATAACTAAAGGTGAAGAGGAAAAAGAAGTTGATGATTTAAAAGATGCTTTAATTAATTTAAAGAACTTGGGTGTTGAGGCAATTTATTCTGGTGCATTATATTCTGTTTATCAAAAATCCAGAATTGATAAGATTTGTAAAGATATTGGTTTAGAATCTATAGCTCCTTTATGGCAAAGAGATTCTGAGGAATATATGCGAGAATTAATTGATATTGGTTTTGAAATTATATTAACTGGTGTTGCTGCTGAAGGCCTGGATGAATCATGGCTAGGTCGTAAAGTTGATGAAGAATCTTTAGAAGAATTGATAAAATTAAATGAGAAATTCGGAATAAATATTGCTTTTGAGGGTGGGGAAGCTGAAACCCTGGTTCTTGACTGTCCAATTTTTAATAAAAAAATTAAAATATTAAAATCTGAGAAAAACTGGTCTTATGATAATGGTTTTTTGGACATTAAAGAGGCCATCTTAGAAGGAAAAAATAAATAA
- a CDS encoding pilus assembly protein codes for MDVRGQISIEFLLILGFIMVIVLAIASLAGPQIEKNSITSAAREGASNSLSEISSTNPSFTPNRVTKMNMTDAGNVTYIKFQFANTLPANYKSLVLNQTMQSILNQAGFTFINNTTVKGNNDLYTILI; via the coding sequence ATGGATGTGCGTGGACAAATATCAATAGAGTTTCTTTTAATCTTAGGATTTATAATGGTTATTGTATTGGCTATTGCCTCACTTGCCGGGCCACAAATTGAAAAAAATTCTATTACCAGTGCTGCTAGGGAAGGTGCCAGTAATTCACTTTCAGAAATATCCTCAACTAATCCATCTTTTACTCCTAATCGAGTTACTAAAATGAATATGACTGATGCTGGAAATGTTACCTATATTAAGTTTCAATTTGCTAATACATTACCTGCCAATTACAAATCTTTAGTTTTAAATCAAACTATGCAATCTATTCTTAATCAGGCAGGGTTTACCTTCATTAATAATACAACTGTTAAAGGTAATAACGATTTATATACTATATTAATTTAG
- a CDS encoding DUF2101 family protein, translating into MKIFSKFGDIIITLFSFTGAIVIGIIRLPTTIRELDLRRTGPEKIKETVQKIDTDEISEKLSNITNKVDEKYSNYSNKSPKKDDDDDDDEMSSPIYAKELGSAPDIVMESDDSDIDEGSIIINSSKFDSKEKENTVLRLQIASGAFLVASVLLVFHFISFYIYVLLGILLSAFIYYTVYYKIKLMYTQDFKAYRDFFFLYVVVGIVLVFVGGNANITMAFPFQFFPSFSLLIFAVISVAAVFLLFRIRYHRNYTYGEIIEAGMNTSHVKVDYDIRSNVKPDMYIVENNGFNVSENEMVKLEIDGSIFNMKGNRPSKVIGKVERFN; encoded by the coding sequence ATGAAGATTTTTTCTAAATTTGGAGATATTATAATAACACTTTTTTCTTTCACGGGTGCTATTGTTATTGGAATCATACGTCTTCCAACTACAATACGTGAATTGGATCTTAGAAGAACTGGTCCAGAAAAGATAAAAGAAACAGTTCAAAAAATTGATACTGATGAAATTAGTGAAAAGTTATCAAATATAACTAATAAAGTTGATGAAAAATATTCTAATTATTCTAATAAATCACCTAAAAAGGATGATGATGATGATGATGATGAAATGTCATCTCCCATTTATGCGAAGGAATTAGGTTCTGCGCCAGATATTGTAATGGAATCTGATGATTCGGATATTGATGAAGGCTCTATTATTATAAACTCTTCTAAGTTTGATTCTAAAGAAAAAGAAAATACAGTTTTAAGATTACAGATTGCTTCTGGTGCATTCCTTGTGGCATCAGTTCTTTTAGTATTCCATTTCATTTCATTTTATATTTATGTACTTTTAGGCATTTTATTGTCTGCATTTATTTATTACACGGTTTATTATAAGATAAAATTAATGTATACTCAAGATTTTAAAGCATATAGGGATTTTTTCTTTTTATATGTTGTAGTTGGTATAGTGCTAGTCTTTGTAGGTGGAAATGCTAATATAACTATGGCCTTCCCTTTCCAATTTTTCCCTTCATTTTCACTCCTCATATTTGCTGTAATATCTGTTGCTGCAGTATTCTTACTATTTAGAATTAGATATCATCGAAATTACACTTATGGTGAGATTATTGAGGCTGGAATGAATACTTCTCATGTTAAAGTGGATTACGATATTCGTTCTAATGTAAAACCAGATATGTATATTGTAGAAAACAATGGATTTAATGTTTCAGAAAATGAAATGGTTAAATTAGAAATTGATGGATCCATATTTAATATGAAAGGCAACAGGCCTTCTAAAGTAATTGGCAAAGTAGAAAGATTTAATTAA
- a CDS encoding class III signal peptide-containing protein has protein sequence MDKRGQVSVEYLLVVLILIVVLSVITIPLIGNSIDASNDVSDASDAKIATDTLANAADVVYANGPGAKRTVSFFVPQTGNLSFVNSTVKMSLQYSNGTNSYINSSTQYNLGNKTTSVSSGWHTGSVFWTIGNSYITVSIT, from the coding sequence ATGGACAAAAGAGGACAAGTATCGGTAGAATATTTGCTGGTTGTATTAATTTTGATAGTAGTACTTAGTGTTATTACTATTCCATTAATTGGAAACTCTATTGATGCAAGTAATGATGTTTCAGATGCTTCTGATGCTAAAATAGCTACAGACACATTGGCTAATGCTGCTGATGTTGTGTATGCTAATGGCCCTGGGGCTAAAAGGACAGTTAGTTTTTTTGTTCCTCAAACTGGTAATTTATCTTTTGTAAACAGTACGGTTAAAATGAGTTTACAATATTCTAATGGAACAAATAGTTATATCAATTCTTCGACTCAATATAATTTAGGTAATAAAACTACATCTGTGAGCTCTGGTTGGCATACGGGTAGTGTTTTCTGGACTATAGGAAATTCATATATAACTGTATCAATAACTTAA
- a CDS encoding A24 family peptidase C-terminal domain-containing protein produces the protein MISIPLICTFIAILACIYASYTDLKRGIIANKLTFPLIGLGIALNAINAFSTGNLMILVYTLLFTGTIFVLGYIFWKLGAWAGGDVKMFTALAALLPLQPVLISYSILGYSLPVMAKYPFPFTVIINSILAILPFLLIFVFYIVYSEKRHLLDELASPVKEYQKNFLLALVVTSAVTITYYITPFLPFQILILTLGMIYILTALISKIPNRIKAVFVSIITVFALYTNNKITILGIVTIFIFITIIGIIKKLLTSVNKEALQDNHQVDDLKEGMIMAQGLYETEDKVYFDSEGIISRFKKASKTGDLSSINAPKGKMLLGTLAAGLTEKDIELLKELVAENKIKDSIRVKRGVPFAPSIFIGLLISLFIGDLAYIFFQLVDLLMH, from the coding sequence ATGATTTCAATCCCACTGATTTGTACCTTTATAGCAATTTTAGCATGCATATATGCTTCATACACAGACTTAAAGAGAGGAATAATTGCCAACAAGCTCACTTTTCCATTAATAGGATTAGGAATAGCTTTAAATGCTATTAACGCATTTTCAACTGGAAATTTAATGATTCTTGTTTATACTTTGTTATTTACAGGAACAATTTTTGTTCTAGGATATATATTCTGGAAACTCGGGGCCTGGGCTGGAGGAGATGTGAAAATGTTCACGGCCTTAGCTGCTCTTTTACCATTACAACCTGTTTTGATTAGTTATAGTATTTTAGGTTATTCATTGCCGGTAATGGCAAAATACCCATTCCCATTTACAGTTATTATAAATAGTATATTGGCCATATTGCCATTTTTACTAATATTTGTATTTTATATAGTTTACAGTGAAAAGCGACATCTTTTAGATGAATTAGCTTCACCAGTAAAAGAATATCAGAAAAATTTCCTTTTAGCATTGGTTGTTACCTCCGCGGTAACTATTACGTATTATATAACTCCATTTTTACCATTTCAAATTCTTATATTGACACTTGGAATGATTTACATTTTAACCGCCCTTATTTCTAAGATTCCCAATAGGATTAAAGCTGTTTTTGTTTCAATAATAACTGTTTTTGCTCTTTACACTAATAACAAAATCACTATATTGGGAATTGTGACAATTTTTATTTTTATAACTATAATTGGAATAATAAAGAAACTATTAACTTCGGTCAATAAAGAAGCTCTTCAGGATAATCATCAGGTTGATGATTTAAAAGAAGGAATGATAATGGCTCAGGGACTTTATGAAACAGAGGATAAAGTATATTTTGATAGTGAAGGAATCATATCCAGATTTAAAAAAGCTTCTAAAACCGGTGATTTATCTTCAATTAATGCACCTAAAGGAAAAATGCTTTTAGGAACTCTTGCTGCGGGCCTAACAGAAAAAGATATTGAGTTATTAAAAGAATTAGTTGCTGAAAATAAAATTAAAGATAGTATACGGGTCAAAAGAGGAGTTCCTTTCGCACCATCCATATTTATTGGACTTTTAATTTCTCTTTTTATTGGAGATTTGGCCTACATCTTTTTCCAGTTGGTTGACCTTTTAATGCATTAG
- the pyrG gene encoding CTP synthase (glutamine hydrolyzing) — MVGLAKYIFVTGGVVSSIGKGITAASIGRILRSYGLEVTAIKIDPYLNWDSGTLNPYQHGEVFVTLDGMETDLDLGHYERFLDVNLSGESNITTGKVYMSVINKERKGSYLGSCVQIIPHITDEIKHMIRKMADKTQADVVLVEVGGTVGDIESQPFLEALRQLRNEEGHDNVMFVHVTYVPYLKAAGEFKTKPTQHSTKELRSTGINPDMIICRSEMPIDTPLKMKIAHFCDVEPKAVINCPDVSSIYEVPLVMDRENVGKYVIQRIKLGVEENSHDLSEWENIVDSLKKEEPKVLVGIVGKYVELEDSYISIRESLKHAAAHVGVKVEIDWISAEDSINMEKLKDLDSILIPGGFGERGISGKLDAVRFSIENNIPLFGICLGMQCMVIEFARLHGFDDAHSTEFNTETTYPVIDMMEEQKKIKDMGGTMRLGSYDCKLKENTMAHEAYQEELVEERHRHRFELNNDFREALEEKGLIISGTSPDDFLVEIVEIKDHPWFLGCQFHPEFKSRPNRAHPIFVSFMQATMDNLK; from the coding sequence TTGGTTGGTCTGGCAAAATATATATTTGTAACTGGGGGAGTTGTAAGTTCCATTGGTAAAGGAATTACCGCAGCTTCCATTGGAAGAATTTTAAGATCTTATGGTTTAGAAGTAACAGCTATTAAGATAGATCCTTATTTAAATTGGGATTCTGGAACTTTAAATCCTTATCAGCATGGGGAAGTTTTTGTAACCCTTGATGGAATGGAAACTGACCTTGATTTAGGCCACTATGAGCGTTTTTTAGATGTTAATCTTTCAGGTGAGTCTAATATTACTACTGGTAAAGTTTACATGTCTGTTATCAATAAAGAACGGAAAGGATCATACCTGGGGTCTTGTGTGCAAATTATTCCCCATATAACAGATGAAATTAAACATATGATTCGTAAAATGGCTGATAAAACTCAGGCGGATGTTGTACTGGTCGAAGTTGGAGGAACTGTGGGGGATATTGAAAGCCAACCATTTTTAGAAGCTTTAAGACAACTTAGAAATGAAGAAGGCCATGACAATGTAATGTTTGTTCATGTTACATATGTTCCTTATTTAAAGGCTGCTGGAGAATTTAAGACCAAACCAACCCAGCACAGTACTAAAGAGCTTCGAAGTACGGGTATTAATCCGGATATGATAATTTGTCGAAGTGAAATGCCTATTGATACGCCTTTAAAAATGAAGATTGCTCATTTCTGTGATGTTGAACCTAAAGCAGTAATTAATTGTCCTGATGTGTCCTCCATTTATGAAGTGCCATTGGTAATGGATCGGGAGAATGTAGGTAAATATGTTATTCAGAGAATTAAGCTGGGTGTTGAAGAAAACTCCCATGATCTTTCTGAGTGGGAGAATATTGTAGATTCTCTTAAAAAAGAGGAACCTAAGGTTCTTGTGGGGATTGTAGGCAAATATGTGGAGCTAGAGGATTCTTACATCAGTATTAGGGAATCTTTAAAGCATGCTGCAGCTCACGTGGGTGTTAAAGTTGAAATTGATTGGATAAGTGCCGAAGATTCTATAAATATGGAAAAACTTAAGGATTTAGACTCTATTCTAATCCCTGGTGGTTTTGGTGAGCGAGGAATATCTGGAAAATTAGATGCTGTTCGTTTCTCTATTGAGAATAATATTCCATTATTTGGAATTTGTCTGGGAATGCAGTGCATGGTGATTGAATTTGCACGTTTACATGGATTTGATGATGCGCACAGTACTGAATTTAACACTGAAACCACTTATCCAGTTATTGATATGATGGAAGAACAGAAAAAGATTAAAGACATGGGAGGAACCATGAGGTTGGGATCATATGATTGTAAGCTCAAGGAGAACACCATGGCCCATGAAGCTTATCAGGAAGAACTTGTGGAGGAACGTCATCGACACAGATTCGAATTGAATAATGATTTCCGCGAAGCTTTAGAAGAAAAAGGATTAATAATTTCTGGAACGTCTCCTGATGACTTTTTAGTGGAAATTGTTGAAATTAAGGATCATCCCTGGTTTTTAGGATGTCAATTCCATCCTGAATTTAAGTCCAGGCCTAATAGGGCACACCCAATATTTGTTTCATTTATGCAGGCCACAATGGATAATCTGAAATAA